One window of the Leptotrichia massiliensis genome contains the following:
- a CDS encoding 2,3-butanediol dehydrogenase gives MAIMKAARWHNRKDVRVEEVEVPEITKENQIKIAVKYAGICGSDLHEYLGGPIFIPANAPHPYTNEKAPITMGHEFCGEVVEIGSGITKFKVGDRVTVEPILAKNGLIGKYNLDPNLNFIGLAGGGGGFSEFVVVNEDQAHKLPDEIDYEQGALTEPAAVAVYAVRQSKFNTGDTAAVFGCGPIGLLIIDALRASGATEIYAVEVSPERQEIAKKLGAIIVDPTKVNAVEFIKEKTNGGVNVSYEVTGVPAVLQQSLEAAEKDGELMVVSIWETEAPIQPNEVVIQERTIKGVIAYRDVFPKTLELMKQGYFSKDLLVTKRIKLEDIVNEGFDALVKEKSQVKILVSPK, from the coding sequence ATGGCAATTATGAAAGCTGCGAGATGGCATAACAGAAAAGATGTAAGAGTGGAAGAAGTCGAAGTTCCTGAAATTACGAAAGAAAATCAAATCAAAATTGCAGTGAAATATGCTGGGATTTGTGGAAGTGATTTACACGAATATTTAGGAGGACCAATATTTATTCCAGCAAATGCTCCGCATCCATATACAAATGAAAAAGCCCCTATCACAATGGGACACGAATTTTGTGGAGAAGTTGTGGAAATAGGAAGTGGAATTACAAAATTCAAAGTAGGAGACAGAGTTACAGTTGAACCAATTTTAGCAAAAAATGGCTTAATTGGAAAATATAATTTGGATCCTAACTTGAATTTTATTGGACTTGCTGGTGGAGGAGGAGGATTCTCTGAATTTGTAGTTGTAAATGAGGATCAGGCTCATAAATTACCAGATGAAATTGATTATGAACAGGGAGCATTGACAGAACCTGCGGCAGTGGCAGTTTATGCAGTTAGACAAAGCAAATTTAATACAGGAGATACAGCAGCAGTTTTTGGGTGTGGACCAATCGGACTTCTTATAATTGACGCATTGAGAGCATCTGGAGCAACAGAAATTTATGCTGTGGAAGTTTCGCCTGAAAGACAGGAAATCGCTAAAAAATTAGGAGCAATAATCGTAGATCCTACAAAAGTGAATGCAGTTGAATTTATAAAAGAAAAAACAAATGGTGGAGTAAACGTTTCTTATGAAGTTACAGGAGTTCCCGCTGTATTACAGCAATCTTTAGAAGCCGCTGAAAAAGATGGAGAATTGATGGTTGTAAGTATCTGGGAAACAGAAGCACCGATTCAGCCTAACGAAGTGGTAATTCAAGAAAGAACAATAAAAGGAGTTATCGCATACCGTGATGTATTCCCTAAAACATTGGAATTAATGAAGCAAGGATACTTCTCAAAAGATTTATTAGTAACAAAAAGAATTAAACTAGAAGATATTGTGAATGAAGGATTTGACGCACTTGTAAAAGAAAAAAGTCAAGTTAAAATTTTAGTATCACCTAAATAA
- a CDS encoding acetyl-CoA carboxylase carboxyltransferase subunit alpha, which produces MSIKDEIKELEDNIAELKRFSAERSIDFSAQITELEKNLEDKYKDFEENEMDAWNRIQISRNPKRPYTLDYINELTQDFVELHGDRLSKDDNAVVGGLATIDGYKIMIIGQQKGRDIDSNIYRNFGMASPEGYRKALRLMRMAERFKLPILTLIDTAGAYPGIEAEEKGQGEAIAKNLSEMFGFRVPIVSVVIGEGGSGGALGIGVADSILMLENSVYSVISPEGCASILFNDSTKAPEAAKSLKMDAISLKSLGIIDEIIKEPLGGAHRNFEETAQTLKEAVLKEFRRIDKFSLRELLRRRYEKYRNMGDFFEEIED; this is translated from the coding sequence ATGAGTATAAAAGATGAAATTAAGGAATTGGAAGACAATATAGCCGAGTTAAAAAGATTTTCAGCTGAAAGAAGCATTGATTTCTCTGCTCAAATAACAGAACTGGAAAAAAATCTAGAAGATAAATACAAAGATTTTGAAGAAAATGAAATGGATGCTTGGAACAGAATTCAAATTTCAAGAAATCCTAAAAGACCGTATACTTTAGATTATATAAACGAATTAACACAGGATTTTGTAGAACTTCATGGAGATAGGCTTTCAAAAGACGACAATGCCGTTGTAGGTGGACTTGCGACAATTGACGGGTACAAAATAATGATAATTGGACAGCAAAAAGGAAGGGATATTGATTCAAATATTTACAGAAACTTTGGAATGGCCAGTCCTGAAGGATATAGAAAAGCATTAAGATTAATGAGGATGGCAGAACGTTTTAAATTGCCAATTTTAACTTTGATTGATACGGCTGGAGCATATCCTGGAATAGAAGCAGAAGAAAAAGGACAAGGAGAAGCCATCGCTAAAAATCTATCAGAAATGTTTGGTTTTCGAGTACCAATTGTATCAGTAGTAATTGGTGAAGGTGGAAGTGGAGGAGCATTGGGAATAGGTGTGGCAGATTCAATTTTAATGCTTGAAAACAGTGTATATTCTGTTATTTCTCCAGAAGGATGTGCCTCAATTTTGTTTAATGATTCAACAAAAGCTCCAGAAGCTGCAAAAAGTTTGAAAATGGATGCAATTAGTTTAAAAAGTCTAGGAATAATAGATGAAATTATAAAAGAGCCATTAGGTGGTGCTCATAGAAATTTTGAAGAGACCGCTCAAACCTTGAAAGAAGCTGTTTTAAAGGAATTTAGGAGAATAGATAAATTTTCACTTCGTGAGTTATTAAGAAGAAGATACGAAAAATATAGAAATATGGGAGATTTCTTTGAAGAAATTGAAGATTAG
- a CDS encoding AEC family transporter — MIFLKSLGSIFPIIVMIAVGYILKKRHWFHHTFSENVSKLITNVALPCSIFYSVLKYLNMDALKEVSNRLIFTFASVIIGYLAAFFVIKMVKMRDGRRGIFYNAVVNANTIFIGLPLNMALFGEAASKYYLMYYITNTVSIWTLGYMLLSGDSIDGNKDGKGGFNLKKLLSPPLIAFVIAFAVLLSGIRVITPIVETTKYLGSVVTPLALLYIGIVLADAGLHSIRFDLDTNLALLGRFVFSSIVMIVLLKIAGHFVQLNELEIKTFVIQSAAPVFAALPILANETNGDIGYSTNVVTTSTILFILVVPILMSILNIIHI; from the coding sequence ATGATTTTTTTGAAATCACTGGGAAGTATTTTCCCTATTATTGTTATGATTGCGGTTGGATATATTTTGAAAAAAAGGCACTGGTTTCACCATACGTTTAGTGAAAATGTTTCAAAACTTATTACAAATGTGGCTTTGCCTTGCTCAATATTTTATTCAGTTTTGAAATATTTGAATATGGATGCCTTGAAGGAAGTGTCAAATCGTCTAATTTTTACATTTGCTTCAGTTATTATTGGATATTTGGCTGCTTTTTTTGTGATAAAGATGGTAAAAATGAGAGATGGACGACGTGGTATCTTTTATAATGCTGTGGTAAATGCAAATACTATATTTATTGGGCTTCCGTTAAATATGGCACTTTTTGGAGAAGCCGCTTCAAAATATTATTTGATGTATTACATTACAAATACTGTGTCAATCTGGACATTGGGATACATGCTTTTATCAGGAGATTCGATTGACGGTAATAAAGATGGAAAAGGTGGATTTAATTTAAAAAAATTATTATCTCCTCCACTTATTGCTTTTGTGATAGCCTTTGCTGTACTTTTGTCAGGCATAAGAGTGATAACTCCAATTGTAGAAACTACCAAATATCTTGGAAGTGTTGTAACTCCTCTTGCGTTGCTGTATATAGGAATAGTGCTAGCAGATGCAGGGCTTCACAGTATTCGGTTTGATTTGGATACAAATTTGGCTTTACTTGGAAGATTTGTATTTTCGTCAATTGTCATGATAGTATTATTGAAAATTGCTGGACATTTTGTGCAGTTGAATGAACTGGAAATAAAGACATTTGTGATACAGTCGGCAGCACCAGTCTTTGCAGCATTGCCAATTTTGGCTAATGAAACTAATGGGGATATTGGATATTCTACCAATGTAGTTACAACAAGTACAATTTTATTTATATTAGTAGTACCTATTTTGATGAGTATTTTAAATATTATACATATATAA
- a CDS encoding RluA family pseudouridine synthase, with protein sequence MEKKEVKQVIVDSELEGMRLDRYLRKNFKDESLSRIFGAIRAGDVKVNGKKSKENYRLLLEDKITVKNLFQNNYEKSQKTKNKVKKLEIQKNEIEKYKKMVIFENEDFFIVNKKEKVPMHKGTGHKYGLAEVFKEIYKNENINFANRLDFETSGLVIGCKNLKFLRYISEKIRENEVHKKYFAVVHNINKENQDFNLKNFTIENYLTTTENKVAVSKNPVSKESKKSITHFKQINFDKLKNSKQILNLLGKNSKNATLLDIELVTGRKHQIRVQIADQGFPIIGDKKYGIKDGSDRFFLCCYFLSFDNYKFSIFDKAFF encoded by the coding sequence TTGGAAAAGAAAGAAGTTAAGCAAGTTATTGTAGATTCTGAGCTGGAAGGAATGCGGCTAGACAGATATTTGAGGAAAAATTTTAAGGATGAATCGCTTAGCAGAATTTTTGGAGCAATAAGAGCTGGAGATGTTAAAGTAAATGGAAAAAAATCAAAAGAAAATTACAGGCTTTTATTAGAAGATAAAATTACTGTAAAAAATTTATTTCAAAATAATTATGAAAAGTCACAAAAAACTAAAAATAAAGTAAAAAAATTAGAAATACAAAAAAATGAGATTGAAAAATATAAAAAAATGGTTATTTTTGAAAATGAAGATTTTTTCATCGTAAATAAAAAGGAAAAAGTGCCAATGCACAAAGGAACAGGTCATAAATATGGACTTGCTGAAGTTTTTAAAGAAATTTATAAAAATGAAAACATTAATTTTGCAAATAGATTAGATTTTGAAACATCAGGACTTGTGATAGGTTGTAAAAATTTGAAGTTTTTGAGGTATATTTCTGAGAAAATTAGAGAAAATGAAGTTCATAAAAAATATTTTGCAGTTGTTCATAATATAAATAAAGAAAATCAAGATTTTAATTTGAAAAATTTTACAATTGAAAATTATTTGACAACAACAGAAAATAAGGTAGCAGTTTCAAAAAATCCTGTTTCAAAGGAATCTAAAAAAAGTATTACACATTTTAAACAAATTAATTTTGATAAATTAAAAAATTCAAAACAAATATTAAATTTATTGGGAAAAAATAGTAAAAATGCAACTCTTCTAGATATTGAGCTGGTAACAGGGCGAAAACATCAGATACGGGTTCAAATCGCAGATCAAGGTTTTCCAATTATTGGAGATAAAAAATATGGTATAAAAGATGGAAGTGACAGATTTTTTCTTTGTTGTTACTTTCTTTCTTTTGATAATTACAAGTTTTCAATTTTTGATAAAGCATTTTTTTAA
- the rodA gene encoding rod shape-determining protein RodA has product MFQSQKLIDRMKNSIFRMDKMILLIVYALVTISTVFVYSATRQNGMVIKNILWIGIGSVLLFILASIDYKIVKRYIWHIYGIGATLLLIVRFAGKKTLGAQRWISIGPFQLQPSEFVKVSIIIIIAYWIATKYKNGINNLTEIVGAILPSLPLILLILIQPDLGTTLIIVCAFVFMIFLYGANMKPIWIITIVVMLSVYPVYRFVLSDYQRTRVETFLHPETDRKGSGWHVIQSKISVGAGGVLGKGVLQGSQSRLEFLPEAQTDFIFSVLSEELGFVGSSLVLLLYFGLIYEIMRIARIIRDDFGKLILYGLAGVIFMHVIVNVGMTIGLVPVTGKPLLFMSYGGSSFLASFIMIGIIESIKLHSD; this is encoded by the coding sequence ATGTTTCAAAGTCAAAAATTAATTGATCGAATGAAAAATAGTATTTTTCGGATGGATAAAATGATTTTATTAATAGTATACGCTCTTGTAACAATCAGTACAGTATTTGTGTATAGTGCAACAAGACAAAACGGAATGGTTATAAAAAATATTTTGTGGATTGGGATAGGTTCAGTATTATTATTTATTTTGGCATCTATTGATTATAAAATTGTAAAAAGATATATTTGGCATATTTATGGAATTGGTGCGACTTTATTATTAATTGTACGATTTGCTGGGAAAAAAACTTTAGGAGCACAGCGTTGGATTTCAATAGGACCATTTCAATTACAGCCATCTGAATTTGTAAAAGTATCAATTATTATTATTATAGCTTACTGGATTGCAACAAAATATAAAAATGGAATTAATAATCTAACAGAGATTGTGGGAGCAATTTTACCCTCATTACCACTTATTTTATTAATTTTGATACAGCCTGATTTGGGAACAACATTAATAATAGTTTGTGCATTTGTATTTATGATTTTTTTGTATGGTGCAAATATGAAACCGATTTGGATAATAACAATAGTAGTTATGTTGTCAGTTTATCCAGTTTATAGGTTTGTACTGAGTGATTATCAGAGAACACGGGTAGAAACATTTTTACATCCTGAAACTGATAGAAAAGGAAGCGGATGGCATGTAATACAGTCAAAAATTTCAGTTGGAGCAGGGGGAGTATTAGGAAAGGGGGTTTTACAAGGAAGTCAAAGTAGATTAGAATTTTTACCAGAAGCACAGACAGATTTTATTTTTTCAGTATTATCTGAAGAATTGGGATTTGTAGGGTCTTCACTGGTATTATTGCTTTATTTTGGACTAATTTACGAAATAATGCGAATAGCTCGGATTATTAGAGATGACTTTGGAAAACTCATACTCTATGGACTTGCAGGAGTAATATTCATGCATGTAATTGTAAATGTTGGGATGACAATCGGACTTGTACCTGTTACAGGGAAACCTCTATTGTTTATGAGTTATGGTGGAAGTTCCTTTTTGGCATCGTTTATAATGATAGGAATAATTGAAAGTATAAAACTTCATAGTGATTAA
- a CDS encoding glutamine synthetase III family protein has protein sequence MENAMKSFGENVFRDSNLKKRVSKAVFKEFKASQLGETELSKETAEVIANAIKDWATKRGATHYCHWFQPLNDLTAEKHDSFLEPTENEELIYKFSGKNLIKGESDASSFPNGGLRSTFEARGYTIWDTSSYPFIRENKNGVTLYIPTAFISFTGEALDKKVPLLRSMKYISGQALRVLRAFGNKTSNHVFNTLGVEQEYFLVKKDMFEARDDLLLTGRTLFGASAPKGQELSDHYYGKIKEKVINFMSDVDVELWKLGIPSKTRHNEVAPNQFEVAPLFSVANLASDQNQIIMETIEKTALRHDLVALLHEKPFAGVNGSGKHNNWSLGTDDGKNLFSPGKDMKSNTQFLIFVAAVIEAVDRYYPMLRYATATATNDHRLGGHEAPPAIISVFLGDELTTVLSNIAYKKDAPVSESSKVNLSVDVLPTFSMDAGDRNRTSPFAFTGNKFEFRMPGSSSTPATSAAVINAMVGKVLSEYADKLEKATEKSFLKVANEIIANAYKKHHRIIFNGNGYSEEWAKEAKKRGLTNEVASNTALRKMIDKDVLELTQEVGMLSEQESIARYNAYAERYITQLSIESRTLIDIANKNILPSGLKYANLLADHIEKNSKYGKAFIKEQEEILKDVLANITSLRKEVKSLEKEINRVRNEKDLGKQTDLAKEKLVTGLEALRIPCDNLEKVIDQEYWSFPTYTDLLFKL, from the coding sequence ATGGAAAACGCTATGAAAAGCTTTGGAGAAAATGTCTTTAGGGACAGTAATTTGAAAAAAAGAGTTTCCAAGGCTGTTTTTAAAGAGTTTAAGGCGTCGCAACTGGGGGAAACTGAATTGTCGAAAGAAACTGCTGAAGTTATTGCAAACGCTATTAAAGATTGGGCGACTAAAAGAGGTGCTACTCACTATTGTCACTGGTTTCAGCCATTAAATGACTTGACAGCGGAAAAGCATGATTCATTTTTAGAACCTACTGAAAATGAGGAACTTATTTATAAATTTTCTGGAAAAAATTTGATAAAAGGTGAATCTGATGCATCTTCATTTCCGAATGGAGGACTTCGTAGCACATTTGAAGCAAGAGGTTACACAATCTGGGATACGAGTTCATATCCATTTATAAGAGAAAATAAAAATGGAGTTACATTGTATATTCCGACAGCCTTTATTTCATTTACTGGTGAAGCGTTGGATAAAAAAGTACCTTTATTGAGATCAATGAAATATATAAGTGGACAAGCATTAAGAGTTTTGCGTGCTTTTGGAAATAAAACTTCTAATCATGTATTTAATACTTTGGGAGTAGAGCAGGAATATTTTCTTGTTAAAAAAGATATGTTTGAAGCAAGAGATGATTTGTTGCTTACAGGAAGAACGTTATTTGGAGCTTCTGCACCTAAAGGACAGGAATTAAGCGATCATTATTATGGAAAAATTAAAGAAAAAGTAATAAACTTTATGAGTGATGTTGACGTTGAATTATGGAAATTAGGTATTCCATCAAAAACAAGACATAATGAAGTGGCTCCAAATCAGTTTGAAGTAGCACCATTATTTTCAGTAGCAAACTTGGCATCGGATCAAAATCAGATAATAATGGAAACTATTGAAAAAACAGCGTTAAGACACGATTTAGTAGCATTGCTTCACGAAAAACCGTTTGCAGGGGTAAATGGTTCAGGTAAACATAATAACTGGTCACTAGGAACAGATGATGGTAAAAATCTTTTCAGTCCTGGAAAAGATATGAAATCAAATACTCAATTTTTAATTTTTGTGGCTGCGGTAATTGAAGCTGTTGACAGATATTACCCGATGTTAAGATATGCGACTGCAACTGCTACAAATGATCACAGACTTGGTGGACATGAAGCACCACCTGCAATTATTTCAGTTTTCTTAGGTGATGAATTGACAACAGTTTTAAGCAATATTGCATATAAAAAAGATGCACCTGTGTCAGAATCATCAAAAGTAAACTTGTCAGTTGATGTATTACCTACATTTAGTATGGATGCTGGAGATAGAAATAGAACTTCTCCGTTTGCATTTACTGGAAATAAATTTGAATTTAGAATGCCAGGATCAAGTTCGACACCTGCAACTTCTGCGGCTGTAATAAATGCAATGGTAGGAAAAGTGCTGTCTGAATATGCAGATAAACTTGAAAAAGCAACTGAAAAATCATTCCTGAAAGTGGCAAATGAGATTATTGCTAATGCATATAAAAAACATCATAGAATAATTTTTAATGGAAATGGATACAGCGAAGAATGGGCAAAAGAAGCTAAAAAACGTGGACTTACAAACGAAGTGGCTTCAAATACTGCACTTAGAAAAATGATAGATAAAGATGTGCTTGAACTAACTCAGGAAGTTGGAATGCTTTCTGAACAGGAATCAATTGCAAGATACAACGCTTATGCAGAAAGATATATAACTCAGTTAAGTATTGAATCAAGAACATTAATTGACATTGCAAATAAAAATATCTTGCCATCAGGATTAAAATATGCAAATTTATTAGCTGATCATATTGAAAAAAATTCAAAATACGGGAAAGCGTTCATAAAGGAGCAGGAAGAAATCTTAAAAGATGTATTAGCAAATATTACAAGCTTGAGAAAAGAAGTAAAATCACTTGAAAAAGAAATTAATCGAGTAAGAAATGAAAAAGATTTAGGAAAACAGACAGATTTGGCAAAAGAAAAATTGGTAACAGGACTTGAGGCATTACGAATTCCTTGTGATAATTTGGAAAAAGTTATTGATCAAGAATATTGGAGTTTCCCAACTTACACGGATTTATTATTTAAGTTATAG
- the accD gene encoding acetyl-CoA carboxylase, carboxyltransferase subunit beta, whose product MGLFSSRKSKNKYVTLTSKSKLTVDVVDDNKWKKCNQCNEIIYNEDLKNNLNVCPKCGNYFRLTAFERIELLIDEGTFMEKDMTLNSKNILNFPEYEEKLEVAREKSRMLDGVISGTGTINGIEVSIAAMEFNFMGGSMGSVVGERITRALERGLKNKIPVVIVSSSGGARMQEGILSLMQMAKTSGAVKKLNEAGIPFISVPVDPTTGGVTASFAMLGDVIITEPNTLIAFAGPRVIEQTVNQKLPKGFQRAEFLLEHGMIDIISERKDLKTTIYRVLEKLV is encoded by the coding sequence ATGGGATTATTTTCAAGTAGAAAATCGAAAAATAAATATGTAACACTAACATCTAAATCAAAATTGACAGTTGATGTTGTAGATGATAACAAGTGGAAAAAATGTAATCAATGTAACGAGATTATTTATAACGAGGATTTAAAAAATAATTTGAATGTATGTCCAAAATGTGGAAATTATTTCAGATTAACGGCATTTGAAAGAATTGAACTCTTAATTGATGAAGGAACATTTATGGAAAAGGATATGACACTCAATTCAAAAAATATATTAAATTTTCCTGAATATGAAGAAAAACTTGAAGTTGCACGTGAAAAAAGCCGAATGTTAGATGGAGTAATCAGTGGAACTGGAACAATAAACGGGATAGAAGTAAGTATTGCAGCAATGGAATTTAATTTTATGGGTGGAAGTATGGGTTCTGTTGTTGGTGAGCGAATTACAAGGGCTTTGGAAAGAGGGCTTAAAAATAAAATACCAGTTGTGATTGTTTCAAGTTCTGGTGGAGCTAGAATGCAAGAAGGAATTTTGTCACTTATGCAGATGGCAAAAACTTCTGGAGCAGTAAAAAAATTAAATGAAGCAGGAATACCTTTTATTTCAGTTCCAGTTGATCCAACTACTGGAGGAGTAACAGCCTCTTTTGCAATGCTTGGAGACGTAATTATAACAGAACCAAATACTTTGATTGCCTTTGCAGGACCTAGAGTTATTGAGCAAACTGTAAATCAGAAGTTGCCAAAGGGCTTTCAAAGAGCAGAATTTTTGTTGGAACACGGAATGATTGACATAATTTCAGAAAGAAAAGATTTGAAAACAACGATTTATAGAGTATTGGAAAAATTAGTGTAA